aagataaacaccacatacttcctcatgagctataaaacatcaacacaaattgagaagcattttgaaggtttaaaggtagcacatgaagtatttacttggaatggcaggaaataccacatagtaggtagatatggtggacacagatggcataggttttggctcaaggttttggatgcacgagaagcatttcctctcagtacaaggctttggctagtaaggttgtttgaagcaaacacaagtatgaaccggtacagcaaaacttacataagaacatattgcaagcattataaaactctacactgtcttccttgttgctcaaacacttttaccagaaaatatctagaccttaagagagaccaatcatgcaaaccaatttcaacaagctctacagtagttctccactaataggtttaaactacatgaaaaaaacttaatcatgatctacttgagagctcaaaacaattgccaagtgtcaaattattcaagataatatgaggcattttctgtttccaaccaaataatcataagtgatgtagcttccaacttttatcattgaacattaaaagtaaaacgaagaacaagtgttcatatgaaaaagcggagcgtgtctctctcccaaacaaggattgctaggatccgatcttattcaaacaaaaacaaaaataaaagcacacagacgctccaagtaaagcacatatgatgtgaccgaataaaaatatagtttcaatagaagaaacctgataagttgatgaagaaggggatgccttgggcatccccaagcttagacgcttgagtcttcttgaaatatgcagggatgaaccacgggggcattcccaagcttaggcttttcactcttcttgatcatatatcatcctcctctcttgacccttgaaaacttccttcacaccaaacttctcataaacttcattagaggggttagtactcaaaaaacttgaatccaccttggtcctatagtgacacatttcaaaaactcaataaaacattagctacagctctccacgtctagaaagcctcacttaaagtccacaagagacaatgcaaaaaacagagacagaatctgccaaaacagaacagccagtaaagacgaattttaaacaggtacttccgttgctcaaaccagaaaactcaaaactaatgaaagttgcgtacatatctgaggaaaacgcacgtaaattggcatatttttctgagttacctacagagaaaacagcccagattcgttatagatagaaatctgtttctgcgcagaaatccaaatctagcatcaaccttcgattagaggcgtcacttggcacaacattgcaataaaataaagataaggagaggttgctacagtagtaacaacttccaagactcaataaaacagtagcaaaataaacacatgggttatctcccaagaagtgctttctttatagccataaagatgggctcagcaattttgatgatacactcgcaagaaataagagttgaagcaaaagagagaataaaaaagcaaattcaaaacacatttaagtctaacacacttcctatgcataggaatcttgtacacaaataaattcatgaagaacaaagtgacaagcataagaaggtaaaacaagagtaacttcaaaattttcagcatatagagaggtgttttagtgccatgcaaatttctacaaccatattttcctctctcataataattttcagtagcttcatggataaactcaacaatataactatcacataaagcatgcttttcatgatccataaacacataattttatcaagctcaaaaatagtgggaccaaaactttcaaacccacttttatcaataatataacaagatgattgatcaatctcaaaagatatgggactcatagataaagtcaagaactctccaatcccattttcattagtagtacaattaatattatcaagtaacataggaccatcatctagagatttatcataaacatttgctacgcaaaactcttttgtaccatgcatttcgacatcaggcataaacaaagcattatcataagatttatcaaagcagcatggattatcatagataacagtagcataattattctcacaagttttactcatagggaatattgcaagagaatccacaggaacataacattcaacctcctttggtaagcatggaggacaatcaaatagtgtaagagataaagagttactctcattagaaggttggcatgggtagctaatccattcttcctccttttgttcatcactctcctcttctttttcatccaatgagctttcagattcatcaatttcctcctctttttcatccaatgagctttcaggttcatcaacttcttctttcacaggttcctgcaaattgtgagtgcattcttgtgcattaatgagtctctcgttataatcaatgatataaggattatcactgtagctttctatgcaaaaattaaggatagaagagacataatctttaaggtccttacaaacaacacaagtttcataatttttagccatgaaggattctatctcagaggctcccataaatatgacaaattgttctacctcttcaaacccaaaatgaatatagctattccgattatagttcttaattaaaaattcctcactaaagccacattgaaatttaagatgtttagtgtcatgttgagagcaacagtttatatcatggcgtttaagcaagattttagcaattgtattcaatttttctatcacagcactcatcacttttcccgctcttgattctctataattattataatattctataagctccaagtaggttatgggttctcccataacagcagtttttaatttttaggtttttcaaatttttatggatttttgggtatatgagaaaagtaaaacaagacaaaaacaaactaaacgaaagtaaactaggcaaaataatactagacagaaataaactaagcacaaataaactagacagaagtaaactaagtaaaacaaaataaaataaaacagagagagaggtggagtgtactccacaggtgaacttatgagtagagctatgcctccccggcaacggcgccagaaaatagtcttgatgacccacaagtataggggatcgcagcagtcttcgcaggtagtaaaacccaaatttattgattcgacacaaggggaggtaaagaatacttataagccttaacaactgagttgtcaattcagctgcacctggaaaagcactagtaacaggggtgatgtgaaagtagcagtaatatgagagcagtagtaataaaaAGAATAATAAACAGAGGCAAaagaatatgagagcaatggcaccagaaaatagttgatactacttccaatgtcatgtagaacgagtatatgatgatgagagatggaccggggttcccagctatctacactagtggtaactctccaataacaagtgttgggtgaacaaattacagttgggcaattgataggattgaaatagcattaagacagaacatcaagattattaatcatgtaggcacgtttcctatatatagtcatacgtgctcacaatgagaaacttgtacaacatcttttgtcctaccagccggtggcagccgggcctttagggaatctactggaaattaaggcactccttttaatagagcaccggagcaaagcattaacactcagtgaaaatatgtgatcctcatatctaagccttcccctccagttgtcccaatttctgtcactttggggcctttggttccggacatagacatgtgcatacaacttgtagatacaatctaagcaataagtatagagcttaaatctaagatcatgccactcgggccctagtgacaagcattaaacacaacaagattgcagcaacaataacttcacaaacttatatagatagactaatcataatgtaacaatccatcggatcccaacaaacacaacaccgattacatcagatgaatctcaatcatgtaaggcagctcatgagatcattgtattgaagcacatgggggagagaataccaactagctacagctagaacccgtagtccatgggggaactactcacagagcatgatggaggcggtggcgtcgatggagatggcttccgggggcacttccccgtcccggcagggtgccggaacagagacttctatcccccgaattggattttcgcaatggtggcggcgcccctggagtctttctggagtttcgtcaaaaggtatcgcgtttttaggtcgaaaggacttatataggcgaagaggcggagtcggaggggcgccagggcgccctccccataggccggcgcggccaggggcctgcccgcgcggccctatggtgtgggggccccaggcctcccctctgactccccttcggtgtcctggtccgtctcggtgaattatgatgtttggtcttcgtttcgtcgaattccgagaatattgcccgaacagcctttctggaaccaaaaacagcagaaaacaggaactggcacttcggcatcttgttaataggttagttccggaaaacgcataaaaacattataaagtgcaagcaaaacatgtaagtattgtcataaaacaagcatggaacatcagaaattatcggtacgttggagacgtatcactttgctcttcttgaacttgtttatttacaagattccttttcataggaagtatgttaggcttaaatttgttttgaatttgctttttgatgctctcttttgcttcaactcttatttcttgcgagtgcatcattaaaactgctgagcccatcttaatggctataaagaaagaacttcttgggagataacccatgtgtttattttgttacagtacttttattttgtatttgtgtcttggaagttgttactactgtagcaacctatccttatcttaattttgttgcattgttgtgccaagtaaagtctttgatagtaaggttcatactaaatttggattactgcgcagaaacagatttcttgctgtcacgaatctgggcctaattatctgtaggtaactcagaaaattatgccaatttacgtgcgtgatcctcagatatgtacgcaactttcattcaatttgggcattttcatctgagcaagtctggtgccactttaaaattcgtctttacggattgttctgttttgacagattctgccttttatttcgcattgcctcttttgctgtgttggatagatttctttgttccattaatgtccagtagctttggacaatgtccagaagtgttaagaatgattgtgtcacctctgaacatgtgaatttttgattatgcactaaccctctaatgagttgttttgagtttggtgtggaggaagttttcaagggtcaagagaggaggatgatacaatgtgatcaagaagagtgaaagctctaaacttggggatgccccggtggttcatccctgcatatttcaagaagactcaagcatctaatcttggggatgcccaaagcatccccttcttcatcgacaaatttatcaggttcctcccttgaaactatattttcattcggtcacatcttatgtactttacttggagcgtctgtttgtttttgtttttgtttttgtttgaataaaatggatcctagcattcattgtatgggagagagacacgctccgctgttgcatatggacaaatatgtccttaggctttactcatagtattcatgtcgaaggttgaatcttcttcgttaaattgttatattgttggaatcgggaaatgctacatgtagtaattctaaaatgtcttgaataatttgatacttggcaattgttgtgctcatgtttaagctcttgcatcatatactttgcacctattaatgaagaaatacatagagcttgctaaaatttggtttgcataatttgtctctctaaagtctagataatttctagtattgagtttgaataacaaggaagacggtgtagagtcttataatgtttacaatatgtcttttatgtgagttttgctgcaccggttcatccttgtgtttgtttcaaataacctaacATATCAACACGAGCTTACAcgtcacaagtgtgatgtaggtatGAAATATATTACTTGATTTCGATGTGTTTTCGGAATATCATGTGGGTACCCCATTCTATAGAATCTAATTTTGATGTGTATTATACTTACATATGTGGCAATAAAAGAAGCTTGGGTGGTCTGTCGAGGCAATGCACATGAATTCAACTTGAGGAGTATGGTGTATTTTTTCCATGACACCCACATTGCTCGAAGGTGCAAAAGAGCGAGGAGGATGTCCATCCATGGAACGTTGACTCGACTGATTTGTGCATCCAATACGAATTTTTGCCATGACGACTGCATTCCTTCTCATGTGAGCTCcatacaaaaaaacaaggagaccaCTGGGCATCATACGACTAATTTGTGAATTTTGCATAAAATACGTCTCAATTTGCTCGACTGATTAGAAGCACTGTCAAGGTATGATATTGCATAAAATACACCTCAATTTGCTCTCGTTAATTAGGCCACTTATTTCCTACATCCTTGTAAACCTCATATATTAATTTCTTTTAATTGTGTCCTGCTGATGGGGTCTGATGCTCGCCCATCAACACTTCTAAATCACCTGGAAGTCCTTGGCAATACCGCCCAGACATGCACTAAGAGCTGCACTAACTGAATCTGGATCTAATCTGAATGAAGCTCTGCCAAAAGAAGCCACTAACCAGAATTCCTGATTGCAATGATCCAAAGAGAACGCAACTGGGCAATGGAAAGCCTCCAGATCTGCCTCTGAATATCAAGCCCTGGGGATGAATCAAAACGAAGTGCAGAAACCTTCTAATTAATCACCTCCGATGGGATCCCTGATGGCTGAGGTAGTTGACAAGAAGGCGGCAAACCACGTCGATAACCAACATGCACACGGAAACCAGGGAGATCTACCTCCATACAAGGACCAATGGTTTCTCGATCAGCAAGATCACGACCACCAATCACCTTTCCTTGAGCCGAGAGAAGAACAAGACGACGAACCTCAGATCTAAGGTATAGAAAACCAATACCTCGATCAGCATTACCGTTGGAAGGCCTCGGACGCGGCCAGAAGACTGCCTGCCAGCAGGAGAGGGTGTCCGCCATGGCACCCAGGGGCAGGAGAGGGGAGCCGACGCCGGCGGGGCTAGGCCCGCCGAGAGGCGGCGACGGAGGCGGCGCTCTCAGATATCATTTTTCGTTTCCACTCAAGCTCACTCGATAGTCGATACCCCCTCTGTCGTTTAAAGTTCAAACCCATACCTATAATCCATTGTCCGTGTCCAGCTCAAGCTCAATAATGCATGTCAATTACGGATTGACTAAAACTAATGTTAAATCATTGGCGTGTATGGTGAGGATCGGTTGCCTCTCAGGAGCACAAAGACTACGTTCGGTTAAGGGTTTCCTAGCTTGTTCGGAGGGTGCATCGGTTGCCTTTGCGGAGGGCAAAGACTAGGTTGGGTTAAGGGTACCTTAGCCTGTTCGGAGGGTGCATCGATTACGGTCTCCTAGCTCTCTGCTTCAACTTCTTTTTGACATCCTCCTCTTCCTAGAGTTGTACCACTTTTTTCTTTCTTGTTGGACATGATTGTCTTGTTGCCACACCATTTTTCTGCATCTGAACTCATTTATGGTGTGGTTACTTTATATTTGTAAAACTTGCCAAAAGCCTATTTCAATAAAGGGTACCACCCTATATAGCCTCTTGCGCAAATACCGATTTAGGATCAAATTTTCGCTAATGTAAGTGATTTCTATGATGGCTACTATCTTGATGAACCGAAATTTTAGGATGGAATCACATGGTGAGATTTAGATAGCCTTGTCAGTAACAAGATCGAACTAGGTATGACGATACCGATGATCATAAATCGGGCAAGTGCTAGTATCGAAATAACAAAGGGAATATGACATGGCGTAGAGGTTCAAACGACGATCATATCTTCGTGGAATGCACGGGGGTCATTATTGTTCTCCGGAACACCCTGATGGTCATTGACCGGAGAAGTGTATCGGTCATGTATGCGTATTCTCTTACCGTAGGGTAACACGCTTAAGGTTCAAAGAATATAGTTTTGGATTCACCTAGAAATTGAGAGAATACCGGAAAGGGTTCTAGGAGTATCCGAAGGTGTCTGGAATGATTCGGGAGGTGTCTCTGATTATTGGCTATTAAATAATATGTTTAATATGTTAATTAAATAAATTAATATgttaaaatatattttattaattAAAAAATTATTTAATTAAATAAAAATGCTCTCCACCCTAAATGGGCCCCATAGGGAATGGGGGCCCATGAGGGAAGGGTGGCCGACCACCCCATGGGCCAAGGTGGGCCGTGGGAGGGGGCCGGCCGGTGTGCCACCTCCCCCCTTCTTTTGTCCCACCTTTCCAAGCCAAGTGCCCTACTCCCCCCCTTGCCCCTATATATAGTGGCTAATTGGAAGGAGAAAAATACACAATTAAATAGAAAATCTCTCCCTCTAGTTTTTCTCTCCTCGCGGTTACCCGAAGAACTGCACGGGGAGGGAGACAACTCTACCCAGTACGTAGGAGCGTTGTTGAGGTCTGGATCCAGAAGATCAACTTCCACAACTCTGATGGAACAGAGCCGGGAGAGTCGTTGTGCACCGTACGTGCGTGAAAATTACGAGGTGCTGGAGATACGGCACTCGACGCCGTACGAGAACTTCTACTCGACCCTGAGGTCGAACGTTCACCACTTTCTGTCTACAAGGGTATGTCGCCGAAACTTTCCCGTTACATCATTACTAGCAGATAGATCTTGAGCAATCAGGGTTTGCGTGAAgatagatttttttttgttttctgctaCGAATCCTCCTCCACGATGGCGCGGttctcgacgatgaagaacgccgGTCACGTGCTCTGCAGCGCCGTTCCCCCTCTCCGTCAAAGGAAGGGCTACACTAGTGGCGCACATTTGAACCCCCAGGGCGGGCAGATCCATACGCCATAGATCCACCTGAAGAGTGCTGAAAGGACGAGGGTCACGATGATGGATAGCAGGTGTTTCAAGGCACAAAAAATGTCCAAAGCCAGAAAACACCCGAAATTATCCGAGCCAGGGCTATCAGGGATCCTAACTCGATGGACACCAATTTAACAACAAATGCCTCCTCGGCAACCATTTGAGAGGTACAGGTTTACTCAGCTCTCTTCGCAGTAAAACACTCAAAACAAAACCTTGATGAAAAGCTGTGGTTTCATTGCTAGACCATGTTAACAGATGATGTATCTGAACTAGACATGCAATACATCGATGCAGCAAAAGCAATAACCGCAAGCATATTGTACACACAATGCATTCAAACACAAACTTATAGCAAAACTGACAGTCAACATGACTGCACCAGGTGCCACACTAGCATAACGTTACAGAAGGCCAATACTCCAGTAGCAAGCAGCTCGGAAGAACAGGTTCGGTAAGTCTTATTTATCAAGAACGAACTGTAGGTATATTTCAGAAGCATCATAACCTCTCCCATCTTAGATATAGATACTACTGACTGGAAAATGGAATTACAAGCTACGGCACTTCCAGAACTCAATGGGATGCTGGAACAAAAAGCAGAGATGGCTGTACACATTTCTCTCTCGGACTTTACGGAAGAACCTCAGCGAGCAAAGACATTTCTTCATATGATGCGGTTTGTGCTAAAGGAGCAAGGATACCGTCTCACCGAGCTGCTCTTGGTGCTGCAGGGAGAAGGGGAAGTCAGATTTAGAAATGTGATATTGCGCTAGAGCGAGAAATAAGTTTCACTAGTCTGAAAACACAACGTTCAGAGAACTCTGAGTTCTGTGGTACCTAGATTGACAGCCTCGGAGCTTTTCATGAGTCGAATACGCTGGCAGGTCTCCACAAACATTCTGCAGGTAAATAATAGTAGGTCAGCACCATATTCGAATCAAACATTTAAAGAAAGTTAACGGAATATATAGTTCCTTTAAGTTACTGACTCCTAGATGGGAATCAGATCCCCTACAGCTCTAGGAACATATTCAAGCAATAATGTGATAGGAATTTATCTTTTGAGTAAGATGTTATGGAAGCGAAAGCTGAAACCCCATATCCAGATTGCCCCAAACAATTTAAAAATGTCTTCAAAAGGAAATAGGGTTTAGCGTTAACTCAAAACGTCAAGACAAGAATAAGCAAGCCATGTTACCATATACAACTTGATGCTTTTATGTTTTGGCCCATGGTTATCTAATAATTGTGTAGAGACAAACAAATACATCAAGGATATAAACTTGTCAGTTTCTTACTGAACAGGAAATTTGTTGAACCTTACATAGCCGAAAATGAATTAAAGAATGCAGTCCTACAAAGCTACAGGTGAGCTACAGAGTACAGACTAGACACAGCATTCTGGAAGGAAGAATGAGGCCAAAACTTGAGGTGATTTGGACAATTTCAATTATCTGTCCCATTTGGCTAAGTTGTTTCAACTTAAATTTCACAATCAGCATAACTGTTCTATCTATTGTGATTGAGGAAGTGGTTTTCAGAAACAAATATAAGTTACAATTTTAAACAGTGAATCAGTGCCCCTCAGAGTCGTTTCCATCGTAATCATGCCTGAGAAATGGAACGGTTGAATTCACTCACGTGGAATGAAACTTGTGAGCATCGTCCGGCCCTAATCATTTTATGTTCTAAGTTTGTCGACAGCTCGTGCAAAATACAGGCTAAGTAAGAACATTTCCCATGGATTCCAAGCTAACAGAGTAACACACAATACCCAATTGATGCCAACATGAACAACTGAATACTCGTAGCAGCAAAACCAGACACACGCAATCTCGTGATTCCTTGGGTATGTGCAAGAAATTTTCAGTTTTGTGCGACAGTAATGAACAGATCCCAATTCCATATAGTATCATCAGCTGGATTATTCATTATGCTCAAACAATTAAATGGATCATTTCTGAAACAATGATAAACTGGAACTAACAGCATAGCACAGCCAAATCCTCGAATTTCTGAATCTGGCATGCTATAGCACCTAATGGAACACGGAAGCAAGCCATGATCCTAGTTGCTGTCTGTAAGGACTTGTTTAAAGAAAACAGTGTATACGAACTTAACCAACAGGAAGGTTCTGTTGCTCATGCGGATTTAACTCGTAGAGAGAAAAGCAGAGAGGTCACATAGAACTGACCTCCAGGGCACGTCTCCGACGAGCATCCAGTCACCGTCCTTATCCTCGTACGTGGGCACGTACTCCGTGCCGGTCACCGCGTCGACGAGCTTCATCTCCTCGTTCCCGAGCTTGCCTGCATCATTCCACCACCAAGCCGTTACAAACAGAACCACCCCAAAAGAGGAGGCCGTAGCACCGTCGCGTGGGTGCGTGCACTTACGGACGGTGAAGTGTGAGATGAACTTGTCCTGCAGCGCGGCGAGGAGCTGGTCATAGGCGGCAGCAGAGCTGGTTGTGTATCCCGCGAAGGCGGCGAGGTCGACCTTGCGCAGGTAGGGCGCGCCGTCGACGGCCACCTTGACGAACTTGGTCCTGGCCGAGGCCGAGGCGGCGAGCGCGTTCTTCCGGAAGGCGCGCACCGGCGGCCAGCCCACCACCTGCGCCCTGCACAGCAGAGAGACCATGTCGTGTGAGCTCTTGAAGGGGAATTTCTGACGGAGCAGGAGAGGTGAGTGTTGGGCGGGAGGTTACTTGGGTGAAGGCGGCGAGTCGGCGGCGGTGGGGGAGGGGCAGTCGGGGTCGGATGTGGATGCGCGCTTGCGGTCGGGGTCGGAGCCCGGGAGGCGCAGGGTGAGCGCGGTGTCCTCGAAGTCGAGCCCCGAGGCGGCGGAGGACTCCGTGGAGCTCCGCTCCGTCTCGACCGACATGGCCGGACGGCCGGCGGCGGCGTGCGGTGGGGAGGGAGAGAGGAGTTGGTGGCGCGGGCGGGTTTGTCGTTTGTCTCTCCGGTGACGCAGAAGCGGCGGCTTTCTGTGCTTGTCTGCGgcgagagtgggtgcggtggccgGCCTACCGGTCGTCGGGGTTTAATTACGTGTCAGCCGCTGGCaccctggcaagtggggccgcgctCGTGGCAAATGGGTTTTACTCGCAGTTTCAAGCTGCACAGATATTTGCATATATAATATGTCCACAAATATACTTGAGCAACAATTCCAACTTGAGTACGAAGGGAGGTCTAGCGCGTAAATTCGCACCAACTACTTGGATTTCGGAAGGAAAAAAAGCGCGAAAACAAATCggggcatcatcatcatcgtcgtccttGACAATTCCAGCGGTGGGGGTGGTGCAGCATTAACGTTCACGCGTGGGCCCAGGCTGCCGGTTGGCCACCCGACCGCGAGCCCACAGGACCACTCGACCAGGCCACACCACCCGATCCCCATCCAACGGTCCAGCATCTCCCGTGCCCGATCCGGCAAAGCCGTAACCCAGCGGCGAAGGCGTACGGGGAGGGGGACAAGGAGGTAAAGCGGGGCGCACGTGGGCGCTGCCGGGCTGTCGGCGACGTGTCCCCCACCCGCCCGGTTCGCCTAATTTAAATCGGTccagcaccagcagcagcaggATGGCAAGGCGTCGTCTTTTGCTTTCGCTTTCGATTGCCGGGGATCGAATCGGGTGCCCTCGCGCGCACGCACGCACGCTTTGCACGACGAGAGCGACGCCACCGCCGGGTTTTACCTGCCGCCGCTGCCTCGATGGATTTCTCTCTTTTCTTTTGCCGGCGGGGCCCGGGATGGCTTTGGGGCCATCTGCTAGGG
This Lolium perenne isolate Kyuss_39 chromosome 1, Kyuss_2.0, whole genome shotgun sequence DNA region includes the following protein-coding sequences:
- the LOC127294704 gene encoding auxin-responsive protein IAA15, with amino-acid sequence MSVETERSSTESSAASGLDFEDTALTLRLPGSDPDRKRASTSDPDCPSPTAADSPPSPKAQVVGWPPVRAFRKNALAASASARTKFVKVAVDGAPYLRKVDLAAFAGYTTSSAAAYDQLLAALQDKFISHFTVRKLGNEEMKLVDAVTGTEYVPTYEDKDGDWMLVGDVPWRMFVETCQRIRLMKSSEAVNLAPRAAR